In Arthrobacter sp. UKPF54-2, the following are encoded in one genomic region:
- a CDS encoding bifunctional diguanylate cyclase/phosphodiesterase: MSLLSATLESTADGILVVSAEGRISSVNNKFLSMWGIPRELVDAGDDEAVIGSVLGQLVDPEAFVAKVSALYADPDAESNDVLHFRDGRTFERYSRPQKVEDRVVGRVWSFRDVTQARRDRDQINRAMADLAAQANQLKTLAFQDPLTGLSNRQLFNDRLAHALAGPCGTAVDVLLLDLDDFKEVNDVHGHHAGDQMLIEVGRRLRACVRPSDVVARLGGDEFVVLLVGSLDADAAAERIVESLKVPVWLDGTMLRPSLSLGLASIGEDADDASELLRRADIAMYAAKAAGKNRYLRFRPEMMSALLERTDLEAGLRAAVDSGEIAVHYQPIVSTRLGTVVKVEALARWERDGALVPPQQFIPTAERSGLIVEIGTEVLHRGCTELESWLAEDPTRSLAVNVSGVQLQQGNFPELLFATAASCGVDPHQLVVEVTESVFFDDDCLVQRQLVQLRSAGVRVALDDFGTGYSSLGRLQDLPVDTLKIDQSFVAMIRTGDERLPILNSMIDMAHGLGLTVTAEGVETPEQAGYLMRRGCDSLQGFLFSRPRPAATLAKALSASANTITALRGDTAAQTQPVL; encoded by the coding sequence GGCATCCTCGTAGTCAGCGCCGAGGGCCGGATCTCCTCCGTGAACAACAAGTTCCTGTCCATGTGGGGCATCCCGCGCGAGCTCGTGGACGCCGGCGACGACGAGGCCGTGATCGGCTCCGTGCTGGGCCAGCTGGTGGATCCCGAGGCGTTCGTGGCGAAGGTCTCCGCCCTCTACGCGGATCCGGATGCCGAGAGCAACGACGTGCTGCACTTCCGCGACGGACGCACCTTTGAACGGTATTCGCGCCCGCAGAAGGTGGAGGACCGGGTGGTGGGCCGCGTCTGGAGCTTCCGCGACGTCACCCAGGCACGGCGGGACCGGGACCAGATCAACCGGGCCATGGCGGATCTCGCGGCGCAGGCCAACCAGCTCAAAACCCTTGCCTTCCAGGACCCGCTGACCGGCCTCTCCAACCGCCAGCTCTTCAACGACCGGCTGGCGCACGCGCTGGCCGGCCCGTGCGGGACCGCCGTCGACGTCCTGCTGCTGGACCTGGACGACTTCAAGGAGGTCAACGACGTCCACGGCCACCACGCCGGGGACCAGATGCTGATCGAGGTGGGCCGCCGGCTGCGCGCCTGCGTCCGGCCCAGCGACGTTGTAGCACGGCTGGGCGGCGACGAGTTCGTGGTCCTGCTGGTCGGCTCGCTCGACGCCGACGCCGCCGCGGAACGGATCGTGGAATCCCTCAAGGTCCCGGTCTGGCTCGACGGCACCATGCTGCGGCCCAGCCTGAGCCTGGGCCTGGCGTCCATCGGCGAGGACGCCGACGACGCCTCCGAGCTGCTCCGCCGCGCGGACATCGCCATGTACGCAGCCAAGGCAGCCGGCAAGAACCGCTACCTGCGGTTCCGCCCGGAAATGATGTCCGCCCTGCTCGAGCGCACCGACCTCGAAGCCGGACTGCGGGCCGCCGTCGACAGCGGCGAGATCGCGGTGCACTACCAGCCGATCGTCTCCACCCGGCTGGGCACCGTGGTCAAGGTCGAGGCCCTGGCCCGCTGGGAACGCGACGGCGCCCTGGTCCCGCCGCAGCAGTTCATCCCCACCGCCGAACGCAGCGGCCTGATCGTGGAAATCGGCACCGAGGTCCTGCACCGCGGCTGCACCGAGCTCGAGTCCTGGCTCGCCGAGGACCCCACCCGGTCGCTCGCGGTCAACGTCTCCGGCGTCCAGCTGCAGCAGGGCAACTTCCCGGAGCTGCTCTTCGCCACCGCAGCCTCCTGCGGCGTCGATCCGCACCAGCTGGTAGTGGAGGTCACCGAGAGTGTCTTCTTCGACGACGACTGCCTCGTCCAGCGCCAGCTGGTACAGCTCCGCAGCGCCGGCGTCCGGGTAGCGCTGGATGACTTCGGCACCGGCTACTCCTCGCTGGGCCGGCTCCAGGACCTGCCCGTGGACACGCTGAAGATCGACCAGTCCTTTGTGGCCATGATCCGCACGGGGGACGAGCGCCTGCCCATCCTCAATTCCATGATCGACATGGCCCACGGGCTGGGCCTGACGGTCACGGCCGAGGGCGTTGAGACCCCGGAGCAGGCCGGGTACCTGATGCGGCGCGGCTGCGATTCCCTGCAGGGATTCCTGTTTTCCAGGCCCCGGCCGGCGGCCACGCTGGCCAAGGCGCTCTCGGCGTCAGCGAACACCATCACCGCCCTGCGCGGCGACACCGCCGCCCAAACGCAGCCGGTGCTGTGA
- a CDS encoding bifunctional diguanylate cyclase/phosphodiesterase — MTTALSVERIINRLGAGIDVEQGLAETLLAQGPDGLLLLSTDGTIAFLNPAAERLFGYSSEQLVGHVHTRLLVEDDRGGFLRVLSRLGRAGTFGTKPFPAVGLHRNGTEIPLELTCSLVTTRTETSMAVAVRETTHRQDDDAGRRHAVSLLDATLETTADGIVVVSNTGQITGVNEQYLRLWGMPREILAEDDAYALVKFIAKQLVDPDSFKAKVAELYANHELHSQDLLEFQDGRTVELYSRPQKVADEVVGRIWNFRDVTTRTMAQDQARRALDELAQQADQLKALAFQDPLTGLANRMLYNERASAALESPGPVAVLLLDLDDFKEVNDILGHHAGDQMLVEISRRLQNCVGPHGTVARLGGDEFVVLLVGCNDSDAVAQRIVSTLNAPVSIEGTLMRPGLSLGVATRGTESMSSSELLRQADVAMYAAKEAGKNCYVHFQPEMLASLLERTQLTAGLRRAVELGQITVFYQPVVSTNRREVVQFEALARWERDGEIMAPDAFIQTAERSGLIRDIGAEVLRQSCAELQSWLAEDPGRTLAVNVSGVQLQHKDFAERVLDITAWSRVDPHQLVIEVTESVFFDPDSHVIQQLITLRAAGIRVALDDFGTGYSSLGRLQELPVDAVKIDKSFVSMLHTGEERLPILTSMIHMAHSLGLRVTAEGIETPTQARYLMEHECDALQGYLFSRPVPEARREAAVAQSAEAIEALQESAVAL; from the coding sequence ATGACCACCGCCCTGTCGGTGGAACGGATCATCAACCGTCTGGGGGCTGGCATCGACGTGGAACAAGGACTGGCGGAGACCCTGCTGGCGCAGGGCCCTGACGGGTTGCTGCTGCTCAGCACCGACGGCACCATCGCCTTCCTCAACCCGGCCGCCGAACGCCTTTTCGGGTACTCCTCGGAGCAGCTGGTCGGCCACGTGCACACCCGCCTGCTGGTGGAGGATGACCGCGGCGGGTTCCTGCGGGTCCTGAGCCGCCTCGGCCGCGCCGGCACCTTCGGCACCAAACCCTTCCCCGCCGTCGGGCTGCACCGCAACGGCACCGAAATCCCGTTGGAACTGACCTGCTCGCTGGTCACCACCCGGACCGAAACTTCAATGGCCGTCGCCGTCCGCGAGACCACCCACCGCCAGGACGACGACGCCGGACGCCGCCACGCCGTCTCGCTCCTCGACGCAACGCTGGAGACGACGGCGGACGGCATTGTGGTGGTGTCCAACACCGGCCAGATCACCGGCGTCAACGAACAATACCTCCGGCTGTGGGGCATGCCGCGGGAGATCCTGGCCGAAGATGACGCCTACGCGCTGGTTAAATTCATCGCCAAGCAGCTGGTGGACCCGGACTCCTTCAAGGCCAAGGTCGCCGAGCTGTACGCCAATCACGAGCTGCACAGCCAGGACCTGCTGGAGTTCCAGGACGGCCGCACCGTGGAACTGTATTCGCGCCCGCAAAAGGTCGCGGACGAGGTGGTGGGCCGGATCTGGAACTTCCGCGACGTCACTACGCGCACCATGGCACAGGACCAGGCCCGCCGCGCCCTCGACGAGCTGGCCCAGCAGGCGGACCAGCTCAAGGCCCTGGCCTTCCAAGACCCGCTGACCGGGCTGGCCAACCGGATGCTCTACAACGAACGCGCCAGCGCCGCTCTGGAGTCTCCCGGCCCCGTGGCCGTGCTGCTGCTGGACCTGGACGACTTCAAGGAAGTCAACGACATCCTGGGCCACCACGCCGGGGACCAGATGCTGGTGGAGATTTCCCGGCGGCTGCAGAACTGCGTGGGACCGCACGGCACCGTGGCCCGCCTCGGCGGCGACGAATTTGTGGTCCTGCTGGTGGGCTGCAACGACTCCGACGCCGTGGCGCAGCGGATCGTGAGCACCCTGAACGCCCCCGTCTCGATTGAGGGGACCCTGATGCGGCCGGGCCTCAGCCTGGGCGTGGCGACCCGCGGAACGGAGAGCATGTCCTCCTCCGAGCTACTGCGGCAGGCGGACGTTGCCATGTACGCCGCCAAGGAGGCCGGTAAAAACTGCTACGTGCACTTCCAGCCGGAGATGCTGGCCTCGCTGCTGGAACGCACCCAGCTGACCGCGGGGCTGCGCCGCGCCGTCGAACTCGGCCAGATCACCGTCTTCTACCAGCCCGTGGTCTCCACCAACCGGCGCGAAGTGGTGCAGTTCGAGGCCCTGGCCCGCTGGGAACGCGACGGGGAAATCATGGCCCCGGACGCCTTCATCCAGACCGCCGAGCGCAGCGGCCTGATCCGGGACATCGGGGCCGAGGTGCTCCGGCAGAGCTGCGCCGAGCTGCAGTCCTGGCTCGCCGAGGATCCCGGACGGACCCTGGCCGTGAACGTCTCCGGCGTACAGCTCCAGCACAAGGACTTCGCCGAGCGGGTGCTCGACATTACCGCGTGGAGCCGGGTGGATCCGCACCAGCTGGTCATCGAGGTCACGGAGAGTGTGTTCTTCGACCCCGACTCCCACGTCATCCAGCAGCTGATCACGCTGCGCGCGGCCGGGATCCGGGTGGCGCTGGATGACTTCGGCACCGGCTACTCCTCGCTGGGGCGGCTGCAGGAGCTCCCCGTGGACGCGGTGAAGATCGACAAGTCGTTTGTGTCCATGCTTCATACCGGGGAGGAGCGGCTTCCGATCCTGACCTCGATGATCCATATGGCGCACAGCCTGGGCCTGCGGGTGACGGCGGAGGGAATCGAGACCCCCACCCAGGCCCGGTACCTGATGGAACACGAGTGCGACGCCCTGCAGGGCTACCTGTTCTCCCGGCCCGTGCCGGAAGCGCGCCGGGAGGCGGCCGTGGCCCAGTCCGCGGAGGCAATCGAGGCGCTGCAGGAATCCGCCGTCGCGCTGTAG
- a CDS encoding bifunctional diguanylate cyclase/phosphodiesterase, whose product MDAAFAQTVLEHSPDALVLLAPDGSISFLNNAAEQLFGYSRAQLLGADYSLLLAEASREDFHQLLTGLTAGAAGDAGRGTAAARAPFAGAGRRGDASEFALEITCAALPAAAGNAGSDAAVALSVRPAAAAARPAAAGPSAAANHSATPLDAGATAGAAPRRRTFTSLEAELVPGTTGVLPRLTPAEHDDQLKAAVLRDTLTGLPNGTLFNERLAAALRRPDPVDVLLLNVDDFKSYNDMLGRSAADELLVEVASRLRNCVRPHDTVARLGGDEFVVLLTECLNAGAVAKRISESLYVPARIGGSTVRPGVSMGLASKTPQTHDGAELLRQADSAMTAAKAAGKNTWLQFRPEMLNTPAHKAQGETGLRQAVELGQISVHYQPVVSPGLGAVVQFEAFARWERHGKLVPPNQFLPVAEQSGLIREIGDEVMRRACAEIRPWLAGDAAYSVAVNVSGLQFQHRDFATDVLGIVASTGVDPRQLMLELTESVFFDADSDVLRQLRQLREAGVRIAMDDFGTGYSTLGRLKELPLDKVKIDRSFVAMIKTGKEHLPFFRTMINAAQNLGLKVTAEGIETAAQAKYLMDLGCDSLQGYLFAKPAPASDLAGTMESALTAIDKVEAAG is encoded by the coding sequence ATGGACGCAGCATTCGCACAAACGGTGCTGGAGCACAGCCCCGACGCCCTCGTCCTGCTGGCCCCGGACGGATCCATCTCCTTCCTGAACAACGCCGCCGAACAGCTCTTCGGCTACTCCCGGGCGCAACTGCTCGGCGCCGACTACAGCCTGCTCCTGGCCGAAGCCTCCCGCGAGGACTTCCACCAGCTCCTCACCGGCCTGACCGCCGGGGCCGCCGGCGATGCTGGCCGCGGCACCGCCGCCGCCAGGGCGCCCTTCGCCGGCGCGGGCCGCCGCGGCGACGCCTCCGAGTTCGCTCTGGAAATCACCTGCGCCGCGCTGCCGGCCGCGGCAGGCAACGCCGGGAGCGACGCCGCCGTCGCGCTCTCCGTCCGCCCCGCTGCCGCTGCCGCCCGCCCGGCCGCGGCCGGGCCCTCGGCCGCCGCCAATCACTCCGCAACCCCGCTCGACGCCGGCGCCACGGCGGGCGCCGCCCCGCGCCGTCGGACGTTCACCTCACTGGAGGCCGAACTGGTGCCCGGCACCACCGGCGTCCTCCCCCGCCTCACGCCTGCCGAGCACGACGACCAGTTGAAGGCCGCGGTGCTGCGGGACACGCTGACCGGGCTCCCCAACGGCACCCTGTTCAACGAACGCCTCGCCGCGGCACTGCGCCGGCCGGATCCGGTGGACGTGCTGCTGCTGAACGTGGACGACTTCAAGAGCTACAACGACATGCTGGGCCGCTCCGCCGCGGACGAGCTGCTGGTGGAGGTGGCCAGCCGGCTGCGCAACTGCGTCCGGCCGCACGACACCGTGGCCCGGCTCGGCGGCGACGAATTCGTGGTGCTGCTGACCGAGTGCCTCAACGCCGGCGCCGTCGCCAAGCGCATCTCCGAGTCGCTGTACGTCCCGGCGCGGATCGGCGGTTCCACGGTGCGTCCCGGGGTGAGCATGGGCCTGGCCTCCAAGACGCCGCAGACGCACGACGGCGCCGAACTGCTGCGGCAGGCGGACTCGGCCATGACGGCGGCCAAGGCCGCGGGGAAGAACACCTGGCTGCAGTTCCGGCCGGAGATGCTCAACACCCCCGCGCACAAGGCCCAGGGTGAGACCGGGCTGCGGCAGGCCGTGGAGCTGGGCCAGATCTCGGTGCACTACCAGCCCGTGGTGTCCCCCGGGCTGGGGGCGGTGGTGCAGTTCGAGGCGTTCGCGCGCTGGGAGCGGCACGGCAAGCTGGTCCCGCCCAACCAGTTCCTGCCCGTGGCTGAGCAGAGCGGGCTGATCCGGGAGATCGGCGACGAGGTGATGCGCCGCGCCTGCGCCGAGATCCGCCCGTGGCTCGCCGGCGACGCGGCGTACAGCGTGGCCGTGAACGTCTCCGGCCTGCAGTTCCAGCACCGCGACTTCGCCACCGACGTCCTGGGCATCGTCGCCTCCACCGGAGTGGACCCGCGCCAGCTGATGCTGGAGCTGACCGAGAGTGTGTTCTTCGACGCCGATTCGGACGTACTCCGCCAGCTCCGGCAGCTGCGCGAGGCCGGCGTGCGGATCGCGATGGACGACTTCGGCACTGGCTACTCGACGCTGGGCCGACTTAAGGAGCTGCCGCTGGACAAGGTGAAGATCGACCGGTCCTTTGTGGCAATGATCAAGACCGGCAAGGAACACCTGCCCTTCTTCCGCACCATGATCAACGCCGCGCAGAACCTGGGCCTGAAGGTCACCGCCGAGGGCATCGAGACGGCCGCGCAGGCCAAGTACCTGATGGATCTGGGCTGCGACTCTCTGCAGGGCTACCTGTTCGCCAAGCCCGCCCCGGCGAGCGACCTGGCCGGCACGATGGAAAGCGCCCTCACCGCGATCGACAAGGTCGAAGCCGCGGGGTAG